A genomic stretch from Dermochelys coriacea isolate rDerCor1 chromosome 24, rDerCor1.pri.v4, whole genome shotgun sequence includes:
- the LOC119847994 gene encoding single-pass membrane and coiled-coil domain-containing protein 3-like — MSWSDILYPSNPERRERVARLHQELINCIELNFDTTNELIGALNEHCHCKLHPIKMNMKGTIRENCNMLLSAIKSIQDILQAIDARLKSNLEPDLYRKLHNFQETDAKKMQILRSVATVVSGLTGTIAMGIFIKLALSQVVSRVLSQTTMILAKVGASMIGTVAGMLLGVGVDVILSAILGAIERDQLEEKIQELKGLVSEFKPASKEYNKTILKTICMLS, encoded by the coding sequence ATGTCCTGGAGCGATATCCTGTATCCTAGCAACCCAGAGCGGCGAGAGAGGGTGGCGCGGTTACACCAGGAGCTGATCAACTGCATAGAGCTCAATTTTGATACCACCAACGAGCTGATTGGAGCCTTAAACGAACACTGTCATTGCAAGTTGCACCCCATTAAGATGAACATGAAGGGCACCATCCGGGAGAACTGCAACATGCTCCTCTCAGCCATCAAGTCCATCCAAGACATTCTGCAGGCCATTGACGCAAGGTTGAAGAGCAACCTGGAGCCAGATCTCTACCGAAAGCTTCACAATTTCCAGGAGACAGATGCCAAGAAGATGCAGATTCTGCGCTCTGTGGCCACGGTGGTGAGCGGGCTCACTGGGACCATAGCCATGGGGATCTTCATCAAGCTGGCGTTATCGCAGGTGGTGAGCAGAGTCCTGAGCCAGACGACCATGATCTTGGCCAAGGTTGGTGCCTCCATGATCGGCACCGTGGCTGGCATGTTACTGGGCGTGGGTGTCGACGTGATTCTCAGCGCGATCCTGGGTGCCATAGAGAGAGACCAACTGGAAGAGAAGATTCAGGAGCTCAAGGGTCTGGTGAGCGAGTTCAAGCCAGCCTCCAAGGAGTATAACAAAACCATCCTGAAGACCATCTGCATGCTGTCATAG